ACTGATTAGAAGTTTGTGCTTATGATATAAACATGTGTCTCATCACAGTGTTCAAGGAGGATCTGGAGAAGTATCTGGCTGAAATTACTTCAGGAGACTTAAAGGAACTCCTGCTTGCTCTGCTTGAGGTCAGCTAGCATTTTTAAACACTATGTATAAGGAACAATTAAAAGTAAACTAAGAACCTAAACATTTCTGCTTATCATTTGTAACTTCTCAGGCCAACAGAGACGAGAAGCCTTATTCCGTTGATGACAAGCAAATTGATAAAGATGCCAGAGTAAGTCTTTGCGGTTTATTTCTcagaatttaataattaaatattttttcattaaataacatATCTGGATTTACTGATTGACAAACATTTTTTGATTACTCAATGGTGTTTAAAACAAAAGCATgacaaatacaataataaacatgAAGAGTAATAACTTCAATTAAATGTTAATGATCATAACTTTATAACacactaaaaatatttaattttaatatacatatacatgatatATAGATAATAGACTTGTGTGTTATACTGCAATATGAGTAAATATCAAGATGCAAGtaaatgataaatattaaaatttcaaaaacatttaaatatgtagaattcatattaatatattcataGAAAGTATAtctttatataaaatgtattatacatctttatttttttttcaagacaaatGTAAACTTTGACTTAAACATAAAATATTCATATGCGTTtgtgtaaaatgttaaatatttatggaaattataaactgtttacatactattataatttttattccaTATTTTTATATGAATAGAAGTTAATTATATGAAATGTTTGGTATTATATATTAAGACatttcaaaatgtttgtattatttatattctctatttaaaaaaattcattcattttcctacagctaattttccttcagcttatcttccttcccttatttatttatctggggttgccacagtggaatgaactaacTATtcaagcatgttttacgcagcggatgcccttccagccgcaacccagtactgggaaacacgcatacactcatattcacacacactcatacactacaaacaatttggTTTCTCCAATTCCGCTATATCGCCATCGACGCTACCtgcgagtgtaaagaccatcgactctaccttcgccatcgactctacctgtgTGACTCCActgagcaaagacaccgacaaagaaCTTGAGcactttacttttttactttactttatctttgcacttattattgtcttcatttacacttttattatgtgtttactaattcctgttgttactaacacctGCAAAGCACGGTAGGTACGCTTTAgccgtaatcctcacaacctttgTTCAATACAAGTACCTGCTATTACACAATTCTGCATTGTGCATCGCTCAAAACTttgggctgcagagagaatttggcggaaaactaaaaatcctgcacacctCACAccaacataccaaactcttctgtcctctttctcgaCTGAGATTACTTCTGCAAAACAGACATACCATGCCATTTCTCCTGCAGTcgtaccaacactgactcacataatcaacacatctcttgactctggtttattccccacttcatttaagcaggctagggtcgcttgagtcactgggcgttgcaggcactgttattcagtggttcagatcttacctctctgacaggtcattcagggtgtcttggtgGGAAGAGGTGTCCAaactacagcatctaaacactggggtaccacagggctctgttcttgggccacttctcttctccatctacacaacatctttaggatcagtcatccagaaacatggattctcctaccactgctatgctgatgatacccagctatacctctcttttcaccctgatgatccttCGGTTCCGGcttgcatctcagcctgcctgtcagacatttcgcACTGgttgaaagatcatcatcttcagcttaacctcacgaaaacagaaatgcttgaagtttctgccaacccgactctacatcacaacttttcaatccagatggatgaggcaaccattactgcatccaaaatggtaaaaagccttggagtaacgattgatgaccaacttaacttctctgaccacatctctagaactgctcgatcgtgcagattcgcactctataacatcagaaagatccgacccttcctatctgaacatgcagctcaactccttgttcaagctcttgttctctccaaactggactattgcaactctctattagcggggcttccagctaactctatcaaacctcttcagctgctccagaacgcagcagcacgagtggtctttattgaacctaaaagagcacatcacaccgctactcatccgtttgcactggctgccagttgctgctcgcatcaaattcaaagctctgatgtttgcttacaaagcgacctctggctttgctccgtcttatctgctctcacttctgcagatttataggccctccagaaacttgcgttccgTAAATGAAcgttgcctcgtggttccatcccaaagagggaagaaaatcTGCGCTCGCGCTCACACTCACGCTCAcactcacgctcacgctcaatctgcccagttggtggaatgaactccctaactgcatcagaacggcagagtcactcgctgtcttcaaaaaacgactaaaaactcaactatttagtctccactttccttactaatatgcaattgcctctctggctccaccactaactactactacaaaaaaaaaaaaaaattactaatgttttgcttcttacactttctttacatacctgaaacttgcctacagcacttattcattgttgctcttatagttgtgtaaattgtcctcatttgtaagtcgctttggataaaagtgtctgctaaatgactaaatgtaaatgtcaattatattatattatattatattatattatattatattatattatattataatatattatattatattatattacagtatatcatatcatatattatgttatattatattatttatttcctgtGCAGAAGCTGTGTGATTTTCAAAAAGATGACAAAGATAAGGAGAGCTACATCaccatcatgacaaagaaaagCTTTCATCACCTCAAGGAAGGTTTGAGAGCCTCCTTTTACTTCTCTCTTTATTCCATCTAATTAAACAGAGGCAGGTGTCCAGTAAATGTGGATTTTGCATTTTCTTTCACAGTGTTTGAAAAATACAAGGACTACTACGAGCAGGAGGACTCCACCAAAAAAGAACTGCAGGAGTCCTTCCAGTGGCTTGGTGATACACTTAATCTACAAACATCCCATAAAACTGACTTCTGATGTTATCTTCTGTTAAAAATGTTCTTGACATGTTTTAGTATGCATATACtttacacggcggatgcccttccagctgcagcccatcactgggaaacacccatgcactctcagattcagacacatacacttcggccaatttagctcattcaattcatctacagcgcatgtgtttggacttgtgggggtaaccggagcacccgaaagaaaccaacgccaatgcagggagaacatgcaaactccacacagaaatgtcaactgacctagctgggactaaaatcagcaaccatcttgctgtgaggcaacagtgctaactactgagccaccgtgtcgcctttgCTAAAATCATTTGAGTTCATTgttcctcattaatgtacacgtagcaccccatattgacagaaaaaaagaCCTGGATTTGaggatcctctgccattcctccatgcagatcctctccagttctgtcaggttggatggtaaatgtTGACGGAAGTCTAGTTGACTTTCTACAACTTTCTCCCACTCCCGACCgcatctctggagctcagccacaGTGGTCTTTGGGTTCTTCTTTACCTCTCTCACCAAGGCTCTTCTCCCCGAAGAGCTCAGTTTGGCTGgatggccagctctaggaagggtTCTGATCCTTATCAAATCCaatcagtataatcaaacacagctggactcaaatgaaGGTGCTTTGTGCCTTGTGCTTTATGCATTGTGTTACCGTGTGCTTTGTGTTTGGTGTTCCTTCGTGCCTGGTTCCTGAGCTTGTCCAGTCCCTACACATTGTCCAGTTTATCCTTTTATTTGTATCCTTGttagtaattttatttctttccaGATTAGTTTTTTCTAAGTTGCTCATTGTTAAACTGAAGTTTTGATTTTATCAATAGTTTTGTTTATCTTGGAaactttgtaatatttttatcttttggatttatttatctttgttgcTTTTTATGGAGGTATTTAGAGGCCATGcttcgttatatatatatatatatatatatatatatatatatatatatatatatatatatatatatatatatatatatatatatatatatatatattgttttctaATAATGACTTATTTTTCTTGTGATCTCAGCGTACTGTatgaaaagtacaaaagtagtTTACTCGAGTTTATGACCTATTTTATTTCTGATTATGTTAAAAGCATGTCCTAACAGTGCATGTTGGCCTCCGGCAGGGCTtccccttgtcaccaattctattCAGAATTTTTCTGGACTGACTTTAAGgcacagccttgggctggagagGGTCCGGTTCAGGGACCAAGGCGGAAGGCAATGCAGTGTATCAGGATGATATAGCACCAATACCCACAGCAAGACTGGTgtcagagtggtttgatgaacataaaGTGCCCAGccaccagatctaaatattacTAAGCAACATTGTTGTGTTTTGGAGGAGCGGGTCAGAAAACGTTAAAGAAAAAgggcaatttttaaaaaaatgttgaaagtTATATAATGTATACATTGCAGTTAATCATTTTTCCACTATTAACCCAGCAGCTGAATCTAATCTCCACATTTTCCCTTCCTCAGTTCagtgtattaaaaacaaaccGAT
The DNA window shown above is from Danio rerio strain Tuebingen ecotype United States chromosome 25, GRCz12tu, whole genome shotgun sequence and carries:
- the LOC100006250 gene encoding annexin A2-A-like, translating into MEFGRKIRMGSSNSKRIRELRDDIEAITTNTAKDSPTHRQNSNNKDSDIKSDIRRLIEILGCRSNDEIKKIKKDYKELFKEDLEKYLAEITSGDLKELLLALLEANRDEKPYSVDDKQIDKDARKLCDFQKDDKDKESYITIMTKKSFHHLKEVFEKYKDYYEQEDSTKKELQESFQWLVQCIKNKPM
- the LOC100006250 gene encoding annexin A2-A-like isoform X1, translating into MCVCLQHRKIRMGSSNSKRIRELRDDIEAITTNTAKDSPTHRQNSNNKDSDIKSDIRRLIEILGCRSNDEIKKIKKDYKELFKEDLEKYLAEITSGDLKELLLALLEANRDEKPYSVDDKQIDKDARKLCDFQKDDKDKESYITIMTKKSFHHLKEVFEKYKDYYEQEDSTKKELQESFQWLVQCIKNKPM